In the Candidatus Polarisedimenticolaceae bacterium genome, one interval contains:
- a CDS encoding helical backbone metal receptor, with product MRRLPAFAVAFALALLAGCGPNAPGPPTGAHPQRIVSLSPALTEILFALGLGDRVAGVTSFCDWPPEAREKAKVGGYADPSVETILGLRPDLVIVSPGPGNRDAALVIERAGIRVQVVPAETLDETFAAFRLVADAAGVPERGAALAAEVRSRLDAVAARVAGAPKVRALFCVQTDPVIVAGAATLPSELLEIAGGVNVVPLPRYPRLGVETLLELAPEAILQSRMDAPEPGSEGSEAAFWRRWSSIPAVRDGRVYVLENPLALRPGPRVGVAAEQLAALLHPVAGDAR from the coding sequence GTGCGACGACTCCCCGCGTTTGCCGTCGCGTTCGCGCTCGCTCTGCTCGCGGGGTGCGGCCCGAACGCCCCGGGTCCCCCGACCGGGGCCCACCCGCAGCGCATCGTCTCCCTGTCGCCGGCCCTCACCGAGATTCTCTTCGCCCTCGGCCTCGGCGATCGCGTGGCGGGGGTCACGAGCTTCTGCGACTGGCCCCCCGAAGCGCGGGAGAAGGCGAAGGTCGGGGGGTATGCCGATCCGTCGGTCGAGACGATCCTCGGCCTGAGGCCGGACCTCGTGATCGTGAGTCCCGGTCCCGGGAACCGCGACGCGGCCCTGGTGATCGAGCGCGCGGGAATCCGCGTGCAGGTCGTTCCCGCCGAGACCCTCGACGAGACGTTCGCGGCGTTCCGGCTCGTCGCCGACGCGGCCGGAGTTCCCGAGCGCGGCGCCGCCCTCGCCGCGGAGGTCCGCTCCCGTCTCGACGCCGTCGCCGCCCGCGTCGCCGGCGCGCCGAAGGTCCGTGCGTTGTTCTGCGTGCAGACCGACCCCGTGATCGTCGCGGGAGCCGCCACCCTCCCCTCCGAGCTCCTCGAAATCGCGGGAGGCGTCAACGTGGTGCCGCTCCCCCGCTACCCGCGCCTGGGGGTCGAGACGCTCCTCGAGCTCGCACCCGAGGCGATCCTGCAGTCGCGGATGGACGCCCCCGAGCCGGGAAGCGAAGGGAGCGAGGCGGCGTTCTGGCGGCGCTGGTCCTCGATTCCCGCGGTGCGCGACGGGCGCGTGTACGTTCTCGAGAATCCGCTGGCCCTGCGGCCGGGACCCCGGGTCGGCGTCGCCGCCGAGCAGCTGGCGGCGCTGCTCCACCCCGTCGCGGGGGACGCGCGTTGA
- a CDS encoding iron ABC transporter permease: MSRPWGKLALLGAVSAAAVAASVAFGPSDLGFSGLVAAWREGDDVARQILLDIRLPQVILAALVGAALSASGAAFQAVLRNPLADPFILGVSGGAALGATVSIAFVEAAIAWSTWTRPACAFAGAVLMLVLLFALGRRRGRTETTTLLLVGVVLNAFASALILFLATAGDPARFQEIMQTLVGKMGEPAWVKVGVVAGLVAMSTGVLTLCGHTLNVLALGEEEAGHLGLAVERATWIALVAASLATAAGVAFTGIVGFVGLIVPHAVRAVFGSDHRLVVPASALAGAGFLALADTAARTLTAPVQLPVGVLTPLVGGPFFLVLLLRRLRDRG; the protein is encoded by the coding sequence TTGAGCCGCCCCTGGGGAAAACTCGCGCTCCTCGGCGCCGTCTCCGCCGCCGCCGTGGCCGCGAGCGTTGCCTTCGGTCCTTCCGACCTCGGCTTCTCGGGGCTCGTCGCGGCGTGGCGCGAGGGGGACGACGTCGCACGGCAGATCCTGCTCGACATCCGACTCCCTCAGGTCATCCTGGCCGCCCTCGTCGGCGCCGCGCTCTCCGCATCGGGGGCGGCCTTCCAGGCGGTCCTGCGCAACCCGCTCGCCGACCCCTTCATCCTCGGCGTCTCGGGAGGCGCGGCGCTCGGCGCCACGGTCTCGATCGCGTTCGTCGAGGCCGCGATCGCGTGGAGCACGTGGACCCGCCCCGCGTGCGCCTTCGCGGGCGCCGTGCTGATGCTCGTCCTGCTGTTCGCGCTCGGGCGCCGCCGCGGCCGCACGGAAACGACGACGCTGCTGCTCGTCGGCGTCGTGCTCAACGCCTTCGCCTCCGCGCTGATCCTGTTCCTCGCGACGGCCGGCGACCCCGCCCGATTCCAGGAGATCATGCAGACCCTCGTCGGCAAGATGGGCGAGCCTGCGTGGGTCAAGGTCGGCGTCGTCGCGGGTCTCGTCGCGATGTCGACGGGTGTGTTGACCCTCTGCGGCCACACGCTCAACGTGCTGGCGCTCGGCGAGGAGGAGGCCGGACACCTCGGCCTCGCCGTCGAGCGCGCGACGTGGATCGCGCTCGTCGCCGCGTCGCTCGCGACGGCCGCCGGAGTCGCCTTCACGGGCATCGTCGGGTTCGTCGGACTGATCGTGCCGCATGCGGTGCGCGCGGTCTTCGGCTCGGACCACCGCCTGGTCGTTCCCGCGTCGGCGCTCGCGGGAGCGGGATTCCTGGCGCTCGCCGACACCGCGGCGCGGACGCTGACCGCGCCCGTCCAGCTCCCGGTCGGCGTCCTGACGCCGCTCGTCGGCGGCCCGTTCTTCCTCGTGCTGCTCCTGCGGCGCCTCAGGGATCGCGGATGA
- a CDS encoding ABC transporter ATP-binding protein — MTAAIEASGLSFSYRRAPVFLGFDLRVEPGTMTALLGPNGSGKTTFVRLAAGSLRPAAGRVSVFGDDVAKLHPRERARRLAVVPQESHPAFEATVLEMVLLGRFAHLGFLGLESDEDLAIARAALARTDASHLADRSFDALSGGERQRVLLARALAQQSRLLLLDEPTAFLDLQHRLEVHALLVDLVRRDGLTVLVVSHDLNLAARYADRLVLLRCGTIAADGTPEDVLRPDSIREVYRVDVEIARDPMTGRPYVVPLRPTPPS; from the coding sequence ATGACCGCGGCGATCGAGGCCTCGGGGCTTTCCTTTTCTTACCGTCGCGCGCCGGTGTTCCTCGGCTTCGACCTTCGCGTCGAGCCGGGGACGATGACGGCGCTGCTCGGCCCGAACGGGTCCGGGAAGACCACCTTCGTCCGCCTCGCGGCGGGTTCCCTGCGCCCGGCGGCCGGGCGCGTGAGCGTCTTCGGCGACGACGTCGCGAAACTCCACCCGCGCGAGCGGGCGCGGCGCCTGGCGGTCGTTCCCCAGGAGTCCCATCCGGCCTTCGAGGCGACCGTGCTGGAGATGGTCCTCCTGGGACGGTTCGCCCACCTCGGGTTCCTCGGGCTCGAAAGCGACGAGGACCTGGCGATCGCGCGCGCCGCGCTCGCGCGCACGGACGCGTCGCACCTCGCCGATCGTTCCTTCGACGCGCTCTCGGGGGGCGAGCGGCAACGCGTGCTGCTGGCGCGCGCGCTCGCCCAGCAGTCGCGCCTGCTGCTGCTCGACGAACCGACCGCGTTCCTCGACCTCCAGCACCGGCTCGAGGTCCACGCCCTGCTCGTCGATCTCGTGCGCCGCGACGGGCTCACCGTGCTCGTCGTGAGCCACGATCTCAACCTCGCCGCGCGGTACGCCGACCGCCTCGTGCTCCTGCGCTGCGGCACGATCGCGGCGGACGGCACCCCCGAGGACGTCCTGCGCCCCGATTCGATCCGCGAGGTCTACCGCGTCGACGTGGAGATCGCGCGGGATCCGATGACCGGACGGCCGTACGTCGTGCCGTTGAGGCCGACCCCGCCGTCGTGA
- a CDS encoding TonB-dependent receptor encodes MRHTMGGRAAAATLLAFSIPILAEGEPVRAPGAEDRVVVTATRVADVDAVVEEVPAHVTVLDREHIERSGARTLQDLLAAEAGIVVFDQVGNAVETTFDLRGFRGSGCAVYLDDVRLNDPRNNGLSLETVPIDAVERVEIVRGSAAAVAGAGAEAGIVRIQTRRGAAPALALHLATGSDGQERYGVDAGGSLSGFDGFVSASHDDTDGFRENAGGRTNRLAGSVGRTFAAGRLELSLTATDQRWGNPGALTLDEWAADPSAAPYNTLDRSEGDVRFAALRWRGAGSGRFTYVASLGWRDAATEVLSTGRAAAAGFGGFFLDSDTSAWNAAAQGTWRAALAGRENTLSVGVEALDGTTDALGWFTPPEDPGSVDRANPSAVNAIDRRTAAVYAHDSWKVSPKWTLTAGARFDRDRLAYDEAVPDPTLADARTFSETSLRAGAVFAPAPSWTVYGAYGEGFLPPTVEQLFAFPTFGSNPDLEPERSRSIEAGARFRRGGASVDAALFRIDTQDEIVFDPDSPLGPFGANVNAGRTRRRGFELSARAPFGTLATGRASVTRVDARFRNGAAAGNTVPLVPGWRASAGLGLRLPGRVELGLEAQYVDDQVLDNDDANAQQRLPGYTIANARLAWSPAFARERSEEPLTLYVEMRNLFDREYATRGIYALDFTTFENAVFVTPAPGRRVLFGLAWRP; translated from the coding sequence ATGAGGCACACGATGGGCGGCCGCGCCGCGGCCGCGACCCTTCTCGCATTCTCGATTCCCATCCTCGCCGAGGGGGAGCCCGTGCGCGCCCCCGGAGCCGAGGATCGCGTCGTGGTGACCGCGACGCGCGTCGCGGACGTCGACGCCGTCGTCGAAGAGGTCCCCGCGCACGTCACGGTCCTCGACCGGGAGCACATCGAGCGCTCGGGGGCGAGGACGCTCCAGGACCTGCTCGCCGCCGAGGCGGGGATCGTCGTGTTCGACCAGGTCGGAAACGCGGTCGAGACGACCTTCGACCTGCGCGGCTTCCGGGGGTCGGGCTGCGCGGTCTACCTCGACGACGTCCGTCTCAACGACCCTCGCAACAACGGCCTCTCGCTCGAGACCGTCCCGATCGACGCCGTCGAGCGCGTCGAGATCGTCCGCGGCTCGGCGGCTGCGGTCGCGGGAGCCGGAGCCGAAGCCGGGATCGTCCGCATCCAGACGCGTCGGGGGGCCGCCCCGGCCCTCGCCCTCCACCTGGCCACCGGAAGCGACGGCCAGGAACGGTACGGCGTCGACGCGGGGGGCTCGCTCTCCGGATTCGACGGCTTCGTAAGCGCGTCCCACGACGACACCGACGGCTTCCGCGAGAACGCCGGCGGGCGCACGAACCGCCTCGCGGGCTCGGTGGGGCGCACCTTCGCCGCCGGCAGGCTCGAGCTCTCGCTCACCGCGACGGACCAGCGCTGGGGGAACCCGGGGGCGCTCACCCTCGACGAGTGGGCGGCCGACCCCTCCGCGGCCCCCTACAACACCCTCGACCGATCCGAAGGGGACGTCCGGTTCGCCGCGCTGCGCTGGCGCGGCGCGGGATCGGGACGGTTCACCTACGTCGCGAGCCTGGGTTGGCGCGACGCCGCGACCGAGGTGCTCTCCACCGGGCGCGCCGCGGCGGCGGGTTTCGGCGGGTTCTTCCTCGACAGCGACACGAGCGCCTGGAACGCCGCGGCGCAGGGGACGTGGCGCGCCGCGCTCGCCGGCCGGGAGAACACCCTCTCGGTGGGCGTCGAGGCGCTCGACGGCACGACCGACGCGCTCGGCTGGTTCACCCCGCCCGAGGACCCCGGTTCCGTCGATCGCGCGAACCCGAGCGCGGTGAACGCGATCGACCGCCGCACGGCCGCCGTCTACGCGCACGACTCGTGGAAGGTCTCCCCGAAGTGGACGCTCACGGCGGGTGCGCGTTTCGATCGGGACCGGCTCGCGTACGACGAGGCGGTTCCGGACCCGACACTCGCCGACGCGCGCACCTTCTCCGAGACGTCGCTGCGCGCGGGGGCGGTCTTCGCGCCGGCCCCCTCGTGGACGGTGTACGGCGCGTACGGCGAGGGGTTCCTGCCGCCGACGGTCGAACAGCTGTTCGCCTTTCCGACCTTCGGGTCGAACCCGGACCTCGAGCCGGAGCGCTCGCGCTCGATCGAGGCCGGCGCCCGGTTCCGGCGCGGCGGCGCGTCCGTCGACGCGGCCCTCTTCCGGATCGACACGCAGGACGAGATCGTCTTCGATCCGGACTCGCCGCTCGGCCCGTTCGGCGCGAACGTGAACGCGGGGCGCACCCGCCGCCGCGGATTCGAGCTCTCCGCCCGGGCTCCGTTCGGGACGCTCGCGACCGGGCGCGCCTCGGTGACGCGCGTGGACGCCCGGTTCCGGAACGGTGCCGCGGCCGGGAACACGGTCCCCCTCGTCCCGGGGTGGCGCGCCTCGGCGGGGCTGGGGCTGCGCCTGCCGGGACGCGTCGAGCTCGGCCTCGAGGCGCAATACGTCGACGACCAGGTGCTCGACAACGACGACGCGAACGCGCAGCAGCGGCTTCCCGGATACACGATCGCGAACGCGCGCCTGGCGTGGTCGCCCGCCTTCGCGCGGGAGCGCAGCGAGGAGCCGCTCACCCTCTACGTCGAGATGCGCAACCTGTTCGACCGGGAGTACGCCACACGCGGGATCTACGCGCTCGACTTCACCACGTTCGAGAACGCCGTCTTCGTGACCCCCGCGCCGGGCCGGCGCGTCCTGTTCGGGCTCGCCTGGAGGCCGTGA
- a CDS encoding cob(I)yrinic acid a,c-diamide adenosyltransferase, with product MPRLTKIYTRTGDDGTTALGGGQRVPKDALRIETYGTVDELNSTIGCALASGLEPSLEEELRRVQNELFHLGADLCVLEPDKAKLPVPRVEPRHVEALEAGIDRMNEKLGPLTNFILPGGSPGAAHLHAARTVCRRAERWLVALAREEPVNPETLRYLNRLSDALFVMARWENRWRGIDDPTWDSRA from the coding sequence ATGCCGCGACTCACCAAGATCTACACCCGCACCGGCGACGACGGAACGACCGCGCTCGGCGGCGGCCAGCGGGTGCCCAAGGACGCCCTGCGCATCGAGACCTACGGCACCGTCGACGAGCTCAACTCGACGATCGGCTGCGCCCTGGCGTCGGGGCTCGAGCCTTCGCTCGAGGAGGAGTTGCGCCGGGTGCAGAACGAGCTGTTCCACCTCGGCGCGGATCTTTGCGTGCTCGAGCCGGACAAGGCGAAGCTCCCCGTTCCCCGCGTGGAGCCGCGTCACGTCGAGGCCCTCGAGGCGGGCATCGACCGGATGAACGAGAAGCTCGGCCCCCTGACGAACTTCATCCTGCCGGGGGGCTCGCCCGGGGCGGCGCACCTTCACGCCGCGCGGACCGTCTGCCGCCGGGCGGAGCGCTGGCTCGTCGCCCTCGCACGCGAGGAGCCGGTCAATCCCGAGACGCTGCGGTACCTCAACCGGCTCTCGGATGCGCTGTTCGTGATGGCGCGATGGGAGAACCGCTGGCGGGGGATCGACGACCCTACGTGGGATTCACGGGCGTAG